A single Mangrovimonas sp. YM274 DNA region contains:
- the eno gene encoding phosphopyruvate hydratase, which yields MSIIINIHARQILDSRGNPTVEVDVVTENGIMGRAAVPSGASTGEHEAVELRDGGDSYMGKGVLKAVDNVNSVIAQELLGVSVFEQNVIDKMMIDLDGTPNKSKLGANAILGVSLAVAKAAANELGMPLYRYVGGVSAKTLPVPMMNIINGGSHSDAPIAFQEFMVMPVKAKNFTHAMQMGTEIFHNLKKVLHDRGLSTAVGDEGGFAPTLDGTEDAIESIQKAVEKAGYKFGDEVMIALDCASAEFYVDGKYDYTKFEGDKGVVRTSKEQANYLAELVAKYPIISIEDGMDENDWDGWKYLTELIGDKVQLVGDDLYVTNVERLAKGIENGIANSILIKVNQIGTLSETIAAVNMAHNAGYTSVMSHRSGETEDNTIADLAVALNTGQIKTGSASRSDRMAKYNQLLRIEEELGDVAYYPQTNAFKVK from the coding sequence ATGAGCATAATAATTAACATTCACGCAAGACAAATATTAGATTCAAGAGGAAATCCAACCGTAGAGGTTGATGTAGTAACAGAAAACGGCATTATGGGAAGAGCTGCAGTACCATCAGGAGCGTCTACAGGTGAGCATGAGGCTGTGGAGCTTAGAGACGGTGGCGATTCATATATGGGGAAAGGTGTTTTAAAGGCCGTAGACAATGTGAATTCTGTAATTGCTCAAGAGTTGCTAGGGGTTTCTGTTTTCGAACAAAATGTAATTGATAAAATGATGATTGATTTGGACGGAACTCCAAATAAATCAAAGTTAGGAGCCAATGCCATTTTAGGAGTATCTCTAGCTGTAGCTAAAGCGGCTGCTAATGAATTAGGAATGCCTCTTTACAGATATGTTGGTGGTGTGTCAGCTAAGACATTGCCCGTACCAATGATGAACATCATCAATGGAGGTTCTCACAGTGATGCGCCTATCGCATTCCAAGAGTTTATGGTGATGCCAGTAAAGGCTAAAAACTTTACGCATGCTATGCAAATGGGAACTGAAATTTTCCATAACCTTAAAAAAGTATTACATGATAGAGGTTTAAGCACCGCTGTAGGTGATGAAGGAGGATTTGCGCCAACATTGGATGGTACGGAAGATGCTATCGAATCTATCCAAAAAGCTGTTGAAAAAGCAGGATATAAATTTGGAGACGAAGTAATGATCGCTTTAGACTGTGCTTCCGCAGAATTTTATGTGGATGGAAAATACGATTATACAAAATTCGAAGGCGATAAGGGAGTTGTAAGAACTTCTAAGGAGCAAGCGAATTACTTGGCAGAATTGGTGGCAAAATATCCAATTATTTCAATCGAGGACGGTATGGATGAAAACGATTGGGATGGATGGAAGTATCTAACAGAGCTTATCGGAGATAAAGTTCAATTGGTTGGAGATGACCTTTATGTAACTAACGTAGAGCGCTTGGCAAAAGGTATTGAGAATGGAATAGCAAACTCTATCTTGATTAAAGTAAACCAAATTGGTACACTTTCTGAAACTATTGCGGCTGTAAATATGGCACACAACGCTGGATACACTTCCGTAATGTCTCACCGTTCAGGAGAAACTGAAGATAACACAATCGCTGATTTGGCTGTAGCCTTAAATACTGGACAAATTAAGACAGGTTCTGCTTCACGTAGTGACCGTATGGCAAAATATAACCAATTGTTGCGTATTGAGGAAGAATTGGGAGATGTTGCCTACTATCCACAAACCAATGCTTTTAAAGTGAAATAA
- the carA gene encoding glutamine-hydrolyzing carbamoyl-phosphate synthase small subunit: protein MKYNKRDKALVLLSDGTIFYGKSIGQSGTAFGEVCFNTGTTGYQEIFTDPSYFGQIMVATNAHIGNYGTKEDEVESDSIKISGLICKNFSFNYSREAADDSLQNFFEKNNVLAISDVDTRALVSYIRENGAMNAVISTDVDNIEGLKEQLAKVPQMNGLELASQVSTKEPYYYGDENATYKIAALDLGIKKNILRNLAKRDAYIKVFPYNATFEEMNEWNPDGYFLSNGPGDPEPLEAAQEVAKKIIERNLPLFGICLGHQVIALANGISTYKMYNGHRGINHPVKNLATGKGEITSQNHGFAINREETENHPDIEISHVHLNDNTVAGIKMKSKNVFSVQYHPEASPGPHDSSYLFDQFIENIKNK, encoded by the coding sequence ATGAAGTACAATAAAAGAGACAAAGCTTTAGTATTATTATCTGACGGAACCATTTTTTATGGTAAATCTATCGGACAATCAGGAACCGCTTTTGGCGAAGTATGTTTCAATACAGGAACTACAGGGTATCAAGAAATTTTTACAGATCCTTCCTATTTTGGACAGATCATGGTAGCCACCAATGCCCATATTGGGAATTATGGTACCAAGGAGGATGAAGTAGAATCTGACTCGATTAAGATTTCAGGTTTAATATGTAAAAATTTTAGTTTCAATTATTCACGTGAGGCTGCTGATGATTCTTTGCAAAATTTCTTTGAAAAGAACAACGTATTGGCAATCTCAGATGTGGATACCCGCGCCTTGGTAAGCTACATTAGAGAGAATGGAGCTATGAACGCTGTCATCTCTACAGATGTTGATAATATTGAAGGGTTAAAGGAGCAATTGGCAAAAGTACCTCAAATGAATGGTTTGGAGTTGGCCTCTCAGGTGTCAACAAAGGAGCCTTACTATTATGGAGATGAAAATGCTACCTATAAAATTGCTGCTTTAGATCTTGGTATTAAAAAGAATATCCTTCGTAATCTTGCAAAACGCGATGCGTACATCAAGGTATTCCCATACAATGCTACTTTTGAAGAAATGAACGAATGGAATCCTGATGGTTATTTCTTATCTAACGGTCCTGGGGATCCGGAACCATTGGAAGCTGCTCAGGAAGTTGCAAAGAAAATCATTGAAAGAAACCTTCCGTTATTTGGAATTTGCCTAGGACACCAGGTTATTGCCTTGGCAAATGGTATTTCTACCTATAAAATGTATAATGGGCATAGAGGTATTAACCATCCGGTTAAAAACCTAGCTACGGGTAAAGGAGAAATTACTTCTCAAAACCATGGTTTTGCCATTAACAGAGAAGAAACCGAAAACCATCCGGATATTGAAATAAGTCATGTTCACCTTAATGACAATACGGTTGCAGGAATTAAAATGAAGAGCAAAAATGTCTTCTCGGTGCAATATCACCCAGAAGCAAGTCCAGGTCCTCATGATTCATCTTATTTGTTTGATCAATTTATAGAAAACATCAAAAATAAATAA
- the rplQ gene encoding 50S ribosomal protein L17: MRHGKKFNHLGRKTAHRKAMLANMACSLIEHKRINTTVAKAKALKQFVEPLITKSKEDTTHNRRIVMARLRQKEAVAELFRDVAAKIGDRPGGYTRIIKLGNRLGDNADMAMIELVDYNEIYNAGKPEKKSTRRSRRGGSKAAAPAPAAAETKTANEEEE, from the coding sequence ATGAGACACGGAAAGAAATTTAACCATTTAGGAAGAAAGACAGCTCACAGAAAAGCAATGTTGGCTAATATGGCTTGTTCTTTAATCGAGCACAAGCGTATCAATACCACTGTTGCTAAAGCTAAAGCTTTAAAGCAATTTGTTGAGCCTTTGATTACAAAATCAAAAGAAGACACTACGCATAACAGACGTATTGTTATGGCTCGTTTAAGACAAAAAGAAGCGGTTGCTGAGTTGTTTAGAGATGTTGCTGCCAAAATTGGTGATCGTCCAGGAGGATACACAAGAATTATTAAGTTGGGTAACCGTCTAGGGGATAACGCTGATATGGCAATGATCGAGTTGGTTGATTACAATGAAATCTATAATGCTGGGAAACCAGAAAAGAAATCAACTCGTAGAAGTAGAAGAGGTGGATCTAAAGCTGCTGCTCCTGCACCAGCTGCTGCTGAAACTAAAACTGCAAACGAGGAAGAAGAATAG
- a CDS encoding DNA-directed RNA polymerase subunit alpha — protein MAILNFQKPDKVIMIDSTDFEGKFEFRPLEPGYGLTVGNALRRVLLSSLEGFAITSVKIETVDHEFSTIAGVVEDVTEIILNLKQVRFKRQIDEIDNEAVSISISGQEQITAGDFQKFISGFQVLNKDLVICNLDPKVNINMEITIEKGRGYVPAEENKKASAPIGTIFTDSIYTPIKNVKYSIENYRVEQKTDYEKLVFEIITDGSIHPKDALTEAAKILIHHFMLFSDERITLEADEIAQTETYDEESLHMRQLLKTKLVDMDLSVRALNCLKAAEVDTLGDLVSFNKNDLMKFRNFGKKSLTELEELVIVKGLSFGMDLSKYKLDKD, from the coding sequence ATGGCAATATTAAATTTTCAGAAGCCTGACAAAGTAATCATGATTGATTCTACTGATTTTGAAGGTAAATTTGAGTTTAGACCTTTAGAACCAGGATATGGATTGACAGTAGGTAACGCTTTAAGACGAGTGTTATTATCTTCTTTGGAAGGATTTGCCATTACATCTGTAAAAATAGAAACCGTGGATCACGAGTTTTCTACCATTGCAGGAGTAGTGGAAGATGTTACAGAAATTATTTTGAACTTAAAGCAGGTTCGCTTCAAGCGCCAAATTGATGAAATCGATAACGAAGCTGTTTCTATTTCTATTTCTGGACAAGAGCAAATCACAGCAGGTGATTTCCAAAAGTTCATTTCCGGTTTCCAAGTGTTGAACAAAGATCTTGTGATCTGTAACTTGGATCCTAAAGTGAACATCAACATGGAAATTACTATTGAAAAAGGTAGAGGATATGTACCTGCTGAGGAAAACAAAAAAGCTTCTGCTCCAATTGGTACTATATTTACCGATTCAATTTATACGCCAATAAAAAATGTGAAGTATAGTATTGAAAACTATCGTGTTGAGCAAAAGACCGATTACGAAAAGTTGGTTTTTGAAATCATTACAGATGGATCAATACACCCAAAAGATGCTTTAACAGAAGCTGCCAAAATCCTTATTCACCACTTCATGTTGTTCTCTGATGAGCGCATTACTCTTGAAGCTGATGAAATTGCGCAAACAGAGACCTATGATGAAGAATCACTTCACATGAGACAACTATTGAAGACCAAATTGGTTGATATGGATCTTTCTGTAAGAGCATTGAATTGTTTGAAAGCAGCTGAAGTTGATACATTGGGAGATTTGGTTTCTTTTAATAAGAATGATTTGATGAAATTCAGAAACTTCGGTAAAAAGTCCTTAACAGAGTTGGAAGAACTTGTAATTGTTAAGGGATTAAGTTTCGGAATGGACTTGAGCAAATACAAATTAGATAAAGACTAA
- the rpsD gene encoding 30S ribosomal protein S4: MARYTGPKTKIARKFGEAIYGDDKAFEKRNYPPGQHGVNKRRGKKSEYAIQLMEKQKAKYTYGILEKQFRNMFKKATAAPGITGEVLLQLCESRLDNVVYRMGISPSRSGARQLVSHRHITVNGEIVNVPSYQLKAGDVVAVREKSKSLETILNSLANSSEVYEWITWNSETKQGTYVSVPARVQIPENINEQFIVELYSK, from the coding sequence ATGGCAAGATATACTGGTCCTAAAACTAAGATAGCCCGTAAGTTTGGTGAAGCTATCTATGGAGATGACAAGGCTTTTGAAAAAAGAAACTATCCTCCAGGTCAACACGGTGTAAACAAGCGTCGTGGAAAGAAATCTGAATATGCTATCCAATTGATGGAAAAGCAAAAAGCAAAATACACGTATGGTATTTTGGAGAAGCAATTCAGAAACATGTTTAAAAAAGCAACTGCAGCTCCTGGAATTACAGGTGAGGTTTTGTTACAACTTTGTGAGTCTAGACTTGACAACGTAGTTTACAGAATGGGTATTTCCCCTTCTCGTAGTGGTGCTAGACAATTGGTTTCTCACAGACACATAACAGTAAATGGAGAAATCGTAAACGTTCCTTCTTACCAATTGAAAGCTGGTGATGTTGTAGCAGTAAGAGAAAAATCAAAATCTTTAGAAACCATTCTAAATTCATTGGCTAATTCTAGTGAAGTATATGAGTGGATTACTTGGAATAGCGAGACCAAGCAAGGAACTTATGTTTCTGTTCCTGCAAGAGTGCAAATTCCAGAAAATATCAACGAGCAATTCATCGTCGAATTATACTCTAAATAA
- the rpsK gene encoding 30S ribosomal protein S11 → MAKSNTKTKKRKVIVDSIGEAHIAASFNNIIISLTNKKGDVIAWSSAGKMGFRGSKKNTPYAAQLAAEDAAGVAKEAGLKKVKVYVKGPGNGRESAIRSIHNSGIEVSEIIDVTPLPHNGCRPPKRRRV, encoded by the coding sequence ATGGCAAAGTCAAATACTAAAACTAAAAAGCGTAAAGTAATTGTTGACTCTATAGGAGAAGCACATATTGCAGCCTCTTTCAACAATATCATCATCTCTTTGACAAACAAAAAAGGAGATGTTATAGCATGGTCATCTGCCGGTAAAATGGGGTTCCGTGGTTCTAAAAAGAACACGCCATATGCTGCGCAATTGGCTGCAGAGGATGCTGCAGGTGTAGCTAAAGAAGCAGGTTTGAAAAAAGTGAAGGTTTATGTAAAAGGACCTGGTAACGGTAGAGAATCTGCTATTAGATCTATCCATAACTCAGGTATTGAAGTATCAGAAATCATTGATGTTACTCCACTACCACACAATGGATGTAGACCTCCAAAAAGAAGAAGAGTATAA
- the rpsM gene encoding 30S ribosomal protein S13 gives MARIAGVDIPKQKRGVISLTYIYGIGRSRAKEILVAAKVDESTKVQDWTDDQIGSIREAVAAYTIEGELRSETQLNIKRLMDIGCYRGIRHRAGLPLRGQRTKNNSRTRKGRRKTVANKKKATK, from the coding sequence ATGGCAAGAATTGCAGGTGTAGACATACCAAAACAGAAAAGAGGAGTTATCTCTTTAACTTATATCTATGGAATAGGTAGAAGTAGAGCGAAAGAAATTTTAGTAGCAGCTAAGGTTGACGAAAGCACAAAAGTACAAGACTGGACAGACGATCAAATCGGAAGCATTCGTGAGGCTGTGGCAGCTTATACTATTGAAGGTGAGCTTCGTTCTGAAACTCAATTGAACATTAAGCGTTTAATGGACATTGGATGTTACAGAGGTATTCGTCATAGAGCTGGACTTCCTTTAAGAGGTCAACGTACTAAAAACAACTCTAGAACAAGAAAAGGTAGAAGAAAAACAGTTGCAAACAAGAAAAAGGCAACTAAATAA
- the ykgO gene encoding type B 50S ribosomal protein L36 — protein MKVRASVKKRSADCKLVRRKGRLYVINKKNPRFKQRQG, from the coding sequence ATGAAAGTAAGAGCATCAGTTAAAAAAAGAAGCGCAGACTGTAAACTAGTGCGCAGAAAAGGTAGACTTTACGTGATTAACAAAAAGAATCCTAGATTCAAACAAAGACAAGGGTAA
- the infA gene encoding translation initiation factor IF-1 — protein sequence MAKQAAIEQDGSIIEALSNAMFRVELENGHIVTAHISGKMRMHYIKLLPGDKVKLEMSPYDLTKARITYRY from the coding sequence ATGGCAAAACAGGCAGCAATAGAACAAGACGGATCAATTATCGAAGCATTGTCTAACGCAATGTTTAGAGTTGAATTGGAGAATGGTCATATTGTGACTGCGCATATTTCTGGTAAAATGCGTATGCACTATATCAAACTATTACCAGGAGATAAAGTAAAATTAGAAATGAGTCCTTACGATTTAACTAAGGCTAGAATAACTTATAGATACTAA
- the secY gene encoding preprotein translocase subunit SecY — protein MKFIDTLKNVWKITELKDRIVLTLGLLLVYRFGAQVVLPGIDASKLGGLADSTGDGLLGLLNAFTGGAFANASVFALGIMPYISASIVVQLMGIAIPYLQKLQKEGESGRKKINQITRWLTIGICLVQAPGYLASLPTLGIPQDAFLLGTGGMFYFSSIIILVTGTVFAMWLGEKITDKGIGNGISLLIMVGIIAKLPQNFLQEYAARVTQSNGGLIMILIELVIWLLIILGSIMLVMGVRKVAVEYARRTATGGYEKNVFGSRQFLPLKLNASGVMPIIFAQAIMFVPSLIGKSFGSGAVGTWMQTQFSDIFGFWYNVVFAVLIIVFTYFYTAITVPTNKMADDLKRSGGFIPGIRPGSETSEYLDKIMSQITLPGSIFLALIAVFPAIIVKLMDVQAGWALFFGGTSLLIMVGVAIDTMQQVNSYLLNKHYDGLMKTGKNRKAVA, from the coding sequence ATGAAATTTATAGACACTTTAAAAAATGTTTGGAAAATAACGGAACTAAAAGACAGGATCGTGCTTACGCTCGGCCTGCTTTTGGTTTATCGTTTTGGTGCACAAGTGGTATTACCTGGTATCGACGCTTCTAAATTAGGAGGTTTGGCTGATAGTACAGGTGATGGACTACTTGGTTTATTAAATGCCTTTACAGGAGGAGCATTTGCTAATGCTTCTGTGTTTGCATTGGGTATTATGCCGTATATCTCCGCTTCCATTGTAGTGCAGTTGATGGGAATTGCGATTCCTTATCTTCAAAAATTACAAAAAGAAGGAGAAAGTGGGCGTAAAAAAATCAACCAGATTACAAGATGGTTAACCATTGGTATCTGTTTGGTTCAAGCACCAGGATATTTGGCAAGTTTACCTACTTTGGGTATTCCTCAAGATGCCTTTTTACTAGGTACAGGAGGAATGTTCTATTTTTCATCTATAATCATTTTGGTTACAGGAACTGTTTTCGCAATGTGGTTGGGTGAAAAAATCACCGACAAAGGAATTGGTAATGGTATTTCATTATTGATTATGGTAGGTATTATTGCTAAGTTACCACAAAACTTCTTGCAAGAATATGCGGCTAGAGTAACGCAATCAAACGGAGGTTTAATCATGATTTTGATTGAACTTGTAATTTGGTTGTTGATTATCCTAGGGTCTATCATGTTGGTGATGGGTGTGCGTAAAGTTGCTGTTGAGTATGCTAGACGTACCGCAACAGGTGGATACGAAAAGAACGTTTTTGGATCCAGACAATTTTTACCTTTAAAATTGAATGCTTCAGGAGTAATGCCAATTATCTTTGCACAAGCTATTATGTTCGTGCCTAGTTTAATTGGTAAATCATTTGGTTCTGGAGCGGTAGGTACATGGATGCAAACACAGTTTTCTGATATCTTCGGATTTTGGTACAACGTTGTATTTGCAGTATTGATTATTGTATTTACATATTTTTATACTGCTATTACTGTTCCAACAAACAAAATGGCAGATGATTTAAAGCGTAGTGGTGGTTTTATTCCAGGAATACGTCCTGGATCTGAAACTTCAGAATATTTGGATAAGATAATGTCGCAAATTACCTTACCTGGTTCTATATTCTTGGCCTTGATAGCTGTGTTCCCAGCCATCATTGTTAAGCTTATGGATGTACAGGCAGGTTGGGCCTTATTTTTTGGAGGGACATCATTACTAATTATGGTAGGAGTTGCAATAGATACCATGCAACAAGTAAATTCTTACTTGTTAAACAAACACTATGATGGCTTGATGAAAACTGGTAAAAATAGAAAAGCAGTAGCTTAA
- the rplO gene encoding 50S ribosomal protein L15, with amino-acid sequence MDLSNLKPAEGSVKNQGKRVGRGQGSGKGGTATRGHKGAKSRSGYSKKVGFEGGQMPLQRRVPKFGFTNINRVEYQGVNLDTLQQLVDDNKVKDTVDFNTLVELRLAGKNDLVKILGRGELKSKLKVSAHKFTASAKAAIEAAGGEAVTL; translated from the coding sequence ATGGACTTAAGTAATTTAAAACCAGCTGAAGGCTCAGTTAAAAATCAAGGTAAGAGAGTAGGTAGAGGACAAGGTTCTGGTAAAGGTGGTACCGCTACACGTGGACACAAAGGAGCTAAGTCTCGCTCTGGATATTCTAAGAAAGTTGGTTTTGAAGGTGGGCAGATGCCACTTCAAAGACGCGTACCTAAATTTGGGTTTACTAATATTAACCGTGTAGAGTACCAAGGTGTTAACTTGGATACATTACAACAGTTGGTTGATGACAATAAAGTGAAGGATACTGTTGATTTTAATACATTGGTTGAACTACGTTTGGCTGGTAAAAACGATTTGGTGAAAATCCTAGGTCGTGGAGAATTGAAATCTAAACTAAAAGTATCTGCTCATAAATTTACTGCTTCAGCAAAAGCTGCAATTGAAGCTGCAGGTGGAGAAGCCGTAACTTTATAA
- the rpmD gene encoding 50S ribosomal protein L30 — MAKIRVTKVKSAINRTQNQKRTLEALGLKKIGQVVEHDATPNIVGMVNKVKHLVSVEETK, encoded by the coding sequence ATGGCTAAAATTAGAGTAACAAAAGTAAAAAGCGCAATCAACCGTACGCAAAACCAAAAAAGAACTTTGGAAGCTTTAGGTTTGAAAAAAATCGGTCAGGTTGTTGAACATGATGCCACTCCAAACATCGTTGGTATGGTGAATAAAGTTAAACATTTAGTTTCTGTTGAAGAAACAAAATAA
- the rpsE gene encoding 30S ribosomal protein S5 codes for MYQKYKNAELVKPGGLDLKDRLVGVQRVTKVTKGGRAFGFSAIVVVGDEAGVVGHGLGKSKDVATAIAKAVEDAKKNLVKIPIIKGTLPHEQKGKYGGARVNIIPAAPGTGVIAGGAVRTVLEAVGVHDVLSKSQGSSNPHNVVKATFDALLQLRSAESVARDRGISLEKVFNG; via the coding sequence ATGTATCAAAAATATAAAAACGCAGAATTGGTAAAACCAGGTGGATTAGATCTTAAAGATCGTTTAGTTGGTGTACAAAGGGTTACTAAAGTAACAAAAGGAGGTAGAGCATTCGGTTTTTCAGCTATCGTAGTAGTTGGAGATGAAGCTGGTGTAGTAGGACACGGTTTAGGGAAGTCTAAAGATGTTGCAACTGCTATCGCTAAAGCTGTAGAAGATGCTAAGAAGAACTTGGTGAAAATTCCAATCATCAAAGGAACTTTACCTCACGAACAAAAAGGTAAATATGGTGGTGCTAGAGTAAATATTATTCCTGCAGCTCCTGGTACCGGGGTAATTGCTGGTGGAGCTGTGAGAACAGTTTTGGAAGCAGTTGGAGTACATGATGTATTGTCTAAATCTCAAGGATCATCTAACCCACACAACGTTGTAAAGGCGACTTTTGATGCTTTGTTACAATTGAGAAGCGCAGAATCTGTAGCTAGGGATAGAGGAATTTCTCTTGAAAAAGTATTTAACGGTTAA
- the rplR gene encoding 50S ribosomal protein L18, protein MALTKNQRRLRIKSRIRKIVSGTEARPRLAVYRSNKEIYAQLINDVTGTTISSASSRDKDISSATGNKTEIAALVGKAIAEKALKAGVDTISFDRGGYKYHGRVKSLAEGAREAGLKF, encoded by the coding sequence ATGGCATTGACAAAGAATCAGAGAAGACTAAGAATAAAAAGCAGAATCCGTAAAATAGTTTCAGGAACTGAAGCTAGACCAAGATTGGCTGTATATAGAAGCAATAAAGAAATTTATGCTCAACTTATAAACGATGTAACTGGTACAACTATCAGTTCTGCATCTTCAAGAGATAAAGACATTAGCTCTGCAACAGGGAACAAAACTGAAATTGCTGCCTTGGTAGGTAAAGCAATCGCAGAGAAAGCTCTAAAGGCAGGTGTTGATACTATTTCTTTTGATAGAGGAGGATATAAATATCACGGAAGAGTTAAATCATTGGCAGAAGGTGCTAGAGAAGCAGGACTAAAATTCTAA
- the rplF gene encoding 50S ribosomal protein L6, whose amino-acid sequence MSRIGKNPVAIPGGVTVEVKDNVITVKGKLGELTQEFSGVEIKVEEGNVLVERASDKKDVRAKHGLYRALINNMIKGVSEGWTKELELVGVGYRASNQGQKLDLALGFSHNIILDLAPEVKVETVSEKGKNPIVKLTSHDKQLVGQVAAKIRSFRKPEPYKGKGIKFVGEELRRKAGKSA is encoded by the coding sequence ATGTCAAGAATAGGTAAAAACCCAGTGGCTATCCCAGGAGGAGTTACAGTTGAAGTTAAAGACAATGTAATTACTGTAAAAGGTAAATTAGGTGAATTAACTCAAGAATTTTCTGGTGTAGAAATTAAAGTAGAAGAAGGAAACGTTTTAGTTGAGCGTGCTTCAGATAAAAAGGACGTAAGAGCAAAGCACGGACTTTATAGAGCCTTGATTAACAATATGATTAAGGGTGTATCTGAAGGATGGACCAAAGAACTAGAGTTGGTAGGTGTTGGTTATAGAGCATCAAACCAAGGACAAAAATTGGATTTAGCATTAGGTTTTTCTCATAATATTATATTAGATTTAGCTCCTGAAGTTAAAGTTGAGACCGTATCTGAAAAAGGAAAGAATCCAATCGTTAAATTAACCTCTCACGACAAACAGTTGGTAGGACAAGTAGCTGCGAAGATCCGTAGTTTCAGAAAACCAGAGCCTTACAAAGGAAAAGGTATCAAGTTTGTTGGTGAAGAATTAAGAAGAAAAGCAGGTAAATCAGCTTAA
- the rpsH gene encoding 30S ribosomal protein S8 gives MYTDPIADYLTRIRNAVKANHRVVEIPASNLKKEITKILFDQGYILSYKFDDSSVQGTIKIALKYNKETKEPVIKKIQRISKPGLRKYASSNEMPRILNGLGIAIVSTSHGVLTGKQAQKQNVGGELLCYVY, from the coding sequence ATGTATACAGATCCTATCGCAGATTATCTAACAAGAATTAGAAATGCCGTGAAAGCCAACCACAGAGTGGTTGAGATTCCAGCATCCAATCTGAAAAAAGAAATTACTAAAATATTATTCGACCAAGGATATATTTTAAGTTACAAGTTCGATGACTCTTCAGTACAAGGGACTATTAAAATAGCTCTTAAGTACAATAAAGAAACAAAAGAGCCTGTAATCAAGAAGATTCAAAGAATCAGTAAACCAGGTTTACGTAAATATGCAAGTTCCAATGAAATGCCAAGAATCCTTAACGGTCTTGGAATTGCAATTGTATCCACATCTCATGGGGTGTTAACAGGAAAGCAAGCGCAAAAACAAAACGTTGGTGGAGAATTATTGTGTTACGTTTACTAA
- the rpsN gene encoding 30S ribosomal protein S14, translated as MAKESMKAREVKRAKTVAKYAEKRKALKEAGDYEALQKLPKNASPVRMHNRCKLTGRPKGYVRTFGISRVMLREMANKGLIPGVKKASW; from the coding sequence ATGGCTAAAGAATCAATGAAAGCCCGTGAGGTAAAAAGAGCAAAAACAGTAGCTAAATATGCTGAAAAACGTAAAGCTTTAAAAGAAGCTGGCGATTACGAAGCATTACAAAAGTTACCTAAAAATGCTTCTCCAGTACGTATGCACAACAGATGTAAACTTACAGGAAGACCAAAAGGGTATGTTCGTACATTTGGAATTTCACGTGTAATGTTACGTGAGATGGCAAATAAAGGACTTATTCCAGGAGTGAAAAAAGCTAGCTGGTAA
- the rplE gene encoding 50S ribosomal protein L5 codes for MTYTPRLKQEYRDRIVSALTEEFGYQNVMQVPKLEKIILSRGVGAAVADKKLIDHAVEELTKISGQKAVATLSKKDVASFKLRKGMPIGARVTLRGERMYEFLDRLITSALPRVRDFGGIKATGFDGRGNYNLGITEQIIFPEIDIDKINKISGMDITFVTSAETDKEAHSLLTELGLPFQKN; via the coding sequence ATGACTTATACTCCAAGATTAAAACAAGAGTACAGAGACAGAATCGTTTCAGCTCTTACAGAAGAATTCGGTTATCAAAACGTAATGCAGGTTCCTAAACTAGAAAAGATCATCTTATCTAGAGGAGTTGGAGCTGCTGTTGCTGACAAGAAATTAATCGATCATGCAGTTGAAGAATTAACTAAGATCTCTGGACAAAAGGCTGTAGCTACCCTTTCTAAAAAAGACGTAGCATCTTTCAAATTACGTAAGGGAATGCCAATTGGAGCCCGTGTAACCTTGAGAGGAGAGAGAATGTACGAATTCTTAGATCGTTTGATTACTTCGGCTTTACCACGTGTAAGAGATTTTGGTGGTATCAAAGCTACTGGATTTGATGGTAGAGGTAATTACAACTTAGGTATTACCGAGCAAATCATTTTCCCAGAAATTGATATTGACAAAATCAACAAAATATCAGGAATGGACATTACCTTTGTAACGTCTGCAGAGACTGATAAGGAAGCACATTCGTTATTAACTGAATTAGGATTACCTTTTCAAAAGAATTAA